One genomic window of Candidatus Nitrospira inopinata includes the following:
- a CDS encoding catalase, translating to MSDKKPLTTNAGCPVAHNQNVMTAGSRGPQLVQDVWFLEKLGHFDREVIPERRMHAKGSGAYGTFIVTHDITRYTRAKIFSQVGKKTELFARFTAVAGERGAADAERDIRGFAVKFYTEEGNWDLVGNNTPVFFLRDPLKFPDLAHAVKRDPRTNLRSAKNTWDFWTSLPEALHQVTIVMSDRGIPATYRHMHGFGSHTFSFVNAKNERYWVKFHFKTRQGIKNLTDAEAEAIIGKDRESHQRDLYESIERGEFPKWTLKVQIMPEADAATVPYNPFDLTKVWPHKDYPLIDVGEMELNRNPENFFAEVEQSAFNPANIVPGIGFSPDKMLQGRLFAYGDAQRYRLGVNHHLIPVNAPRCPAHSYHRDGSMRVDGNYGSAPGYEPNSDGEWREQPDFAEPPLKLEGAADHWNHRTDMDYYSQPGALFRLMTPAQRNLLFENTARSIGSAPREIQIRHIRNCLKADPTYGKGVADALRVALTDVSA from the coding sequence ATGAGCGACAAAAAGCCGCTGACCACCAACGCGGGTTGTCCGGTCGCGCACAACCAGAACGTAATGACGGCGGGGTCTCGCGGGCCTCAACTGGTGCAGGATGTGTGGTTTCTTGAAAAACTCGGGCACTTCGATCGCGAAGTGATCCCCGAGCGGCGCATGCACGCCAAAGGCTCCGGCGCCTACGGCACGTTTATCGTGACGCATGATATCACGCGATACACGAGGGCGAAGATTTTCTCGCAGGTGGGCAAAAAGACGGAACTGTTCGCCCGATTTACCGCTGTAGCCGGTGAGCGGGGCGCCGCCGATGCCGAGCGTGACATCAGAGGCTTTGCCGTGAAGTTCTACACCGAGGAAGGCAACTGGGATTTGGTCGGCAACAACACGCCGGTCTTCTTCCTGCGTGACCCGCTGAAGTTCCCGGATTTAGCCCACGCGGTCAAGAGAGATCCCCGCACCAATCTGCGCAGCGCCAAGAACACCTGGGATTTTTGGACCTCATTGCCCGAAGCCCTGCACCAGGTCACCATTGTTATGAGTGATCGGGGCATTCCGGCCACCTATCGCCACATGCACGGCTTCGGCAGCCACACCTTCAGCTTTGTCAACGCAAAGAACGAGCGTTACTGGGTCAAATTCCATTTCAAGACTCGACAGGGTATCAAAAACCTGACCGATGCGGAGGCCGAGGCGATCATCGGAAAAGACCGTGAAAGTCATCAACGCGACCTGTACGAAAGCATCGAAAGAGGGGAGTTCCCGAAGTGGACGCTGAAAGTGCAAATCATGCCGGAAGCGGACGCCGCTACGGTGCCGTACAACCCGTTCGATCTGACCAAGGTCTGGCCCCACAAGGACTATCCGCTGATCGACGTGGGAGAGATGGAGCTGAATCGCAATCCAGAAAACTTCTTTGCCGAGGTCGAGCAGTCGGCGTTCAACCCGGCGAATATCGTGCCGGGCATCGGCTTCTCCCCCGACAAGATGTTGCAAGGGAGATTGTTTGCCTATGGCGACGCTCAACGTTACCGGCTCGGCGTCAATCACCATTTGATCCCGGTAAACGCCCCGCGCTGCCCGGCGCACAGTTACCATCGTGACGGCTCGATGCGGGTCGACGGCAACTACGGAAGCGCGCCGGGCTATGAACCGAACAGCGACGGGGAGTGGCGGGAGCAACCGGATTTTGCAGAGCCGCCGCTCAAGCTTGAAGGCGCGGCCGACCATTGGAACCACCGGACGGACATGGATTATTACTCGCAGCCGGGGGCGCTGTTTCGTCTCATGACGCCGGCTCAGCGGAATCTGTTGTTTGAGAACACGGCTCGCTCGATCGGCTCGGCGCCGCGGGAAATTCAGATTCGGCACATCCGCAACTGCCTCAAAGCCGACCCGACGTACGGCAAGGGTGTCGCCGATGCCCTGCGCGTTGCCCTGACGGACGTATCGGCTTAG
- a CDS encoding Dps family protein, whose protein sequence is MAKTHRQQRGESHNGLSIDLGIEPAQRKAIADGLAKVLADTYTLYLKTHNFHWNVTGPMFQTLHLMFEQQYNELALAVDLIAERIRALGHPAPGSYAQFSSLSSISEATGVPKAEDMVRQLVEGQETLVRTLRAVFPTAERASDQVTIDLLTQRMQVHEKTAWMLRSLLE, encoded by the coding sequence ATGGCAAAAACTCACCGGCAACAAAGAGGCGAAAGCCATAACGGTTTGTCCATCGATCTTGGAATCGAGCCGGCACAGCGAAAGGCGATCGCGGACGGCTTGGCCAAAGTCCTAGCGGATACCTACACGCTCTATCTCAAGACACACAACTTCCATTGGAATGTGACGGGGCCGATGTTTCAGACGCTCCACCTCATGTTCGAGCAGCAATACAACGAACTGGCTTTGGCCGTCGATCTGATTGCGGAGCGGATCAGGGCGCTGGGGCACCCCGCTCCGGGAAGCTATGCGCAATTTTCCAGCCTCTCGTCCATTTCCGAAGCCACGGGCGTGCCGAAGGCGGAGGACATGGTCCGCCAACTCGTCGAAGGGCAGGAAACGTTGGTGCGAACGTTGCGAGCCGTCTTTCCGACGGCTGAGAGGGCTTCCGATCAAGTGACGATCGATCTGCTGACGCAGCGTATGCAGGTGCATGAGAAGACGGCCTGGATGCTCCGGAGTTTGCTGGAGTAG
- a CDS encoding cytochrome-c peroxidase, translated as MMRRQKNPGRGAWIGVLGLGVAVVLPLFSVVKASAESEPTRSLQDLLRPFFGGEKEAAATKTSGGVVKLPQLQGLEDPNAYVPADNPLTADKVELGRILFFDKRLSKNNTIACASCHMAEKGFTDGMPVSTGINGLKGGRSAPASINRVFSKAQFWDGRAATLEDQSIGPFINPVEHGFANHDEMIAKMKQIPGYRKLFQDVFGREINIQDVGRAIASFQRTILSGNSPVDKFDIGGDEKALSESAQRGLELFRGKARCTRCHSGFNFTDEKFHNLGIGWDTNTVDLGRYMETKNPEDVAAFKTPTLREIARTAPYMHDGRFKTLEEVVEFYNKGGIKNPFLDNTIIPLELTEQEKKDLVAMLKSLNGEGWQHVSEPKSFPK; from the coding sequence ATGATGAGGCGACAAAAAAATCCTGGAAGGGGAGCGTGGATTGGAGTATTGGGGTTGGGTGTGGCGGTGGTTCTTCCGCTTTTCTCGGTGGTCAAGGCGAGCGCCGAGTCGGAGCCGACCCGCTCGTTGCAGGATCTGTTGCGCCCCTTTTTCGGCGGCGAGAAGGAAGCCGCCGCAACCAAAACATCGGGCGGGGTGGTGAAGTTGCCGCAGCTTCAGGGATTGGAGGACCCCAATGCCTACGTGCCGGCCGATAATCCGTTGACGGCGGACAAGGTCGAGCTGGGACGGATTCTGTTCTTCGACAAGCGACTCTCCAAAAACAATACGATCGCCTGCGCAAGTTGCCACATGGCGGAGAAGGGGTTCACGGACGGCATGCCGGTCTCGACCGGCATCAACGGTCTCAAGGGCGGGCGGAGCGCTCCGGCGTCAATCAACCGGGTATTCAGCAAGGCGCAGTTCTGGGACGGACGGGCGGCGACGCTGGAGGATCAGTCCATCGGTCCCTTCATCAATCCGGTGGAGCACGGATTCGCCAATCATGACGAGATGATCGCCAAGATGAAGCAGATTCCCGGTTACCGGAAGCTGTTTCAGGACGTCTTCGGCCGTGAGATCAACATCCAGGACGTCGGACGCGCCATTGCGAGCTTTCAGCGAACCATCCTTTCAGGGAACAGTCCGGTGGACAAATTCGACATCGGGGGAGATGAGAAGGCGCTGAGTGAATCGGCCCAACGGGGACTTGAGCTGTTCCGCGGCAAGGCACGCTGCACCCGTTGTCATTCGGGTTTCAACTTTACCGATGAGAAGTTCCACAACCTGGGAATAGGCTGGGATACGAACACGGTGGACTTGGGCCGTTACATGGAGACGAAGAATCCGGAGGACGTTGCGGCGTTCAAGACGCCGACGTTGCGCGAGATCGCCAGGACCGCCCCCTACATGCACGACGGACGGTTTAAAACGCTCGAGGAAGTGGTGGAGTTCTACAACAAAGGCGGCATCAAGAATCCGTTTTTGGACAACACGATCATCCCATTGGAGTTGACGGAGCAGGAGAAGAAGGACCTGGTGGCCATGCTCAAGTCGTTGAACGGCGAGGGGTGGCAGCACGTGTCCGAGCCCAAATCGTTTCCAAAGTAA
- a CDS encoding mechanosensitive ion channel family protein, protein MMQFGWIQIDSSVLLDILKSLIMLIALLVTRALVVRWITKNHALSMEAKRRWVVTTRNSLVFAFFIGLVTIWAHELHAFTVSLVALAVALVLATKELILCWIGAALRVGGKVYTVGDRVQIAGQRGVVLDHDIFTTKLLEIGPGQSAHLYTGRVITFPNSMLFSNALIKENSELEYGLYTLIVPFKADDDWQRAEHLLLTAARQECAQYMEEAARQMKRLEQTNLLEAPSPEPRVTIQLLEPGKMQFVLRFPAPDRGRSRVEQAIVRRYLADLALSSRQLELDAPSDRTNEKRPSPH, encoded by the coding sequence ATGATGCAGTTTGGTTGGATTCAGATCGACAGTTCGGTCCTCCTCGACATACTCAAATCCCTCATCATGCTCATCGCGCTTCTCGTCACCAGAGCCCTGGTGGTGCGGTGGATCACCAAAAATCATGCCCTGTCAATGGAAGCGAAACGGCGATGGGTCGTGACGACCAGAAACTCCCTGGTATTCGCGTTTTTCATCGGCTTGGTCACCATCTGGGCGCATGAACTCCACGCCTTCACCGTCTCACTCGTCGCCTTGGCGGTGGCCCTGGTGTTGGCGACCAAGGAGCTGATCCTGTGTTGGATCGGCGCTGCGTTGCGGGTGGGCGGCAAGGTCTATACGGTGGGAGACCGCGTTCAAATCGCCGGTCAGCGCGGCGTCGTGCTCGATCACGACATCTTCACGACGAAGCTGCTGGAAATCGGGCCCGGGCAATCCGCCCACTTGTATACGGGCCGCGTGATCACTTTCCCCAACAGCATGTTGTTCTCAAACGCCCTGATCAAGGAAAACTCCGAGCTCGAGTACGGCCTGTACACGCTGATTGTTCCCTTCAAAGCCGATGACGACTGGCAACGCGCCGAACACCTCCTCTTGACCGCCGCGAGGCAGGAGTGCGCCCAATATATGGAAGAAGCGGCTCGCCAAATGAAACGGCTCGAGCAAACCAATCTGCTCGAAGCGCCGTCCCCCGAACCGCGCGTGACCATCCAATTGCTCGAACCGGGCAAGATGCAATTCGTCCTGCGATTTCCCGCTCCCGACCGGGGACGATCCCGCGTCGAACAGGCCATCGTCCGTCGCTATCTGGCCGACCTCGCCCTCTCGTCCCGGCAACTTGAACTTGATGCCCCGTCGGATCGGACAAACGAAAAGAGGCCCTCTCCGCACTGA
- a CDS encoding 4a-hydroxytetrahydrobiopterin dehydratase, which produces MSLADNRCVPCRGGVPPLPPDRIQALLQELGTGWSLNAQGHIERLYTFKDFAQALDFVNKVGAVAEAEGHHPDLYLAWGKCRVEIWTHKINGLTESDFYLAAKADRAYEPFRTAA; this is translated from the coding sequence ATGAGTTTGGCTGACAATCGTTGTGTCCCCTGTCGAGGCGGGGTGCCCCCTCTACCGCCGGATCGTATCCAAGCGCTGTTGCAGGAGTTGGGAACGGGATGGTCGTTGAACGCCCAAGGCCACATCGAACGCCTCTATACGTTCAAGGATTTCGCCCAGGCGTTGGACTTCGTCAACAAGGTGGGCGCCGTCGCGGAGGCCGAAGGCCACCACCCCGACCTGTATTTGGCGTGGGGAAAATGCAGGGTCGAGATTTGGACGCATAAGATCAACGGCCTCACGGAAAGCGATTTCTACCTGGCGGCCAAGGCCGACCGGGCCTATGAGCCTTTTCGGACCGCCGCATAG
- a CDS encoding RiPP maturation radical SAM C-methyltransferase has translation MSGRARVALVNMPFSSAKYPSIQLGTLSALLKSHGIAVDCHHLNVRFAHLIGVELHELICEKRALFGEWLFSAILFRDNPKRAEYPTVFKPVFEQAARESGRPIGYFEELGNRIALQFLTWVLRTIEWERYRLIGFTSTFDQHVASLTMAKLIKDLYPHVTIVFGGANVDGEMGLEHLRAFPFIDYVVMGEGETTFLPLVHHVLSGGVSGDQLPAGVAYRKNGQVVAVPNQALFTDFTKAGPPDYDDYYRLLTELGHTMQGLDRILLYEGSRGCWWGEKHHCTFCGLNAQSMQFRAKTSSQVLEELAVLSHRYDAVRFRFVDNIIDLGYIENVFGKLAADRCDFDIFIETKSNLQKHHIKTLAAGGVKSMQPGLESLSLNQLRAMDKGVTPMQNIVCLKWSLYYHVTVLWNILLGFPGETNEDYQRQLDLIPSLLHLQPPEAVGKFWLQRFSPYFTRPADYGIRITGPGMAYEYVYDARQVDLKKIAYDFEYELDHWPIDPHLYLELVSAIEGWQRMHKSGDKPFLYYSKAPTYVTVYDGRNPQAPTRRRFEGLAALVIEICNEAPKNMAQIRAAVAGGADWRDEMLSPVLTELTSQRILHEERGKYFTLAIPENPYL, from the coding sequence ATGAGCGGCAGGGCTCGCGTCGCGCTCGTCAACATGCCGTTCAGTTCCGCCAAGTATCCGTCCATCCAACTTGGCACCCTCTCCGCCCTTCTTAAGTCCCACGGCATTGCGGTTGATTGTCACCATTTGAACGTTCGGTTCGCCCACCTGATCGGCGTGGAGTTGCACGAGCTGATCTGTGAAAAACGGGCGCTGTTCGGCGAATGGCTGTTTTCAGCGATCTTGTTTCGGGATAATCCAAAGCGGGCGGAATATCCGACGGTCTTCAAACCGGTCTTCGAACAAGCGGCGCGGGAGAGCGGCAGGCCGATCGGCTATTTCGAGGAGCTGGGGAATCGGATCGCGCTTCAATTCTTAACGTGGGTGCTGCGGACGATCGAGTGGGAGCGCTATCGCCTGATCGGATTTACGTCCACGTTCGATCAACACGTCGCCAGCCTCACCATGGCTAAATTGATCAAGGACCTTTATCCGCACGTCACGATCGTCTTCGGCGGCGCCAACGTCGACGGCGAAATGGGGCTGGAACATCTAAGAGCCTTCCCCTTCATCGATTACGTGGTGATGGGTGAGGGAGAGACGACCTTTTTGCCGCTGGTTCATCACGTGCTGTCCGGCGGGGTATCCGGTGATCAATTGCCCGCCGGAGTGGCCTACCGAAAGAATGGACAGGTGGTCGCTGTTCCGAATCAGGCGCTGTTTACGGATTTTACCAAAGCCGGTCCGCCCGATTACGACGACTATTATCGCCTGTTGACGGAATTGGGCCACACGATGCAGGGGCTGGACCGCATTCTTCTCTACGAAGGCTCCCGCGGCTGTTGGTGGGGTGAGAAACATCACTGCACCTTTTGCGGGCTGAATGCCCAGAGTATGCAGTTCCGCGCCAAGACGTCTTCGCAGGTTTTGGAGGAATTGGCTGTTCTGTCGCACCGATACGACGCGGTGCGGTTTCGCTTTGTCGATAACATTATTGATCTCGGTTATATCGAGAACGTCTTTGGCAAGCTCGCGGCGGACCGTTGCGATTTCGACATCTTCATCGAAACCAAAAGCAATCTACAAAAACACCACATCAAAACTCTGGCGGCCGGCGGCGTGAAAAGCATGCAGCCGGGCCTGGAGAGTCTCAGCCTCAATCAGCTCCGCGCCATGGACAAGGGCGTCACCCCGATGCAGAACATTGTGTGCTTGAAGTGGAGCCTGTATTACCACGTGACGGTGCTCTGGAACATCCTGCTGGGGTTCCCCGGTGAAACCAACGAAGACTACCAGCGACAGCTTGATCTGATTCCCTCCCTTTTGCATCTTCAGCCACCGGAGGCGGTGGGAAAATTCTGGTTGCAACGATTCAGTCCCTATTTCACCCGGCCTGCCGACTATGGCATTCGCATCACCGGTCCGGGGATGGCCTACGAGTATGTCTACGATGCGCGGCAGGTGGACCTAAAAAAGATCGCCTACGATTTCGAGTATGAACTCGACCACTGGCCGATCGATCCTCATCTGTACTTGGAGTTGGTTTCGGCGATCGAAGGTTGGCAGCGGATGCACAAGTCCGGCGACAAGCCCTTTCTGTACTACTCCAAAGCGCCGACGTATGTGACCGTTTATGACGGAAGGAATCCCCAGGCGCCGACTCGCCGACGGTTTGAAGGATTGGCGGCGCTGGTGATTGAAATCTGCAATGAGGCGCCGAAGAACATGGCGCAGATCCGGGCGGCGGTGGCAGGTGGAGCCGATTGGAGGGACGAGATGCTCTCTCCCGTTCTCACCGAGCTCACGAGCCAACGAATTCTGCATGAAGAACGCGGCAAATATTTCACGCTGGCGATTCCGGAAAATCCGTATCTGTGA
- a CDS encoding Hcp family type VI secretion system effector has product MAEQYFLKIDGIEGESRDEQHKGEIELDSWSFGGATSGAPQKGGGASAGKFAIQDVQFTARISKASPMLFLACASGRRISKATLTGRKRGDGRPVDYLTITLTDAVLSSYQQSGASGDGGAPMEQVLCAFGKIHLEYRPVNADGSLGAPVSATYAVKKSRPSKVGRR; this is encoded by the coding sequence ATGGCGGAGCAGTATTTTCTGAAGATCGACGGGATTGAGGGCGAGAGTCGGGACGAGCAGCACAAGGGTGAAATCGAATTGGACTCGTGGTCGTTCGGAGGGGCGACGTCCGGTGCTCCCCAGAAGGGCGGCGGTGCGAGCGCAGGGAAGTTCGCAATCCAGGACGTTCAGTTTACGGCGAGAATCAGCAAGGCGTCACCCATGCTCTTCCTCGCCTGTGCTTCTGGTCGGCGCATTTCGAAAGCAACCTTAACCGGTAGGAAAAGAGGCGACGGGCGACCTGTCGATTACCTCACGATCACGCTGACGGATGCCGTGCTCTCTTCCTATCAGCAGAGTGGGGCGAGTGGGGATGGAGGTGCGCCGATGGAGCAGGTCTTGTGCGCCTTCGGCAAAATTCATTTGGAGTATCGGCCGGTGAACGCCGATGGCTCACTCGGCGCGCCAGTCTCTGCGACCTATGCCGTGAAAAAATCCCGGCCTTCCAAAGTGGGGCGTCGGTAA
- a CDS encoding arsenosugar biosynthesis-associated peroxidase-like protein has translation MDSYYHAHDLNKFADMAKGNKNLWDKFMEYYNAVFAESALSEREKALIALAVAHAVQCPYCIDAYTQASLEKGSTIEEMTEAVHVACAIRGGAALIHGVQMRNVVEKLSM, from the coding sequence ATGGACTCGTACTACCATGCCCATGACCTCAATAAGTTCGCCGATATGGCCAAGGGGAACAAGAATCTGTGGGACAAGTTCATGGAGTACTACAATGCCGTCTTCGCCGAGAGCGCACTCTCCGAGCGTGAGAAAGCCTTGATCGCTCTGGCCGTAGCTCATGCGGTCCAATGTCCTTACTGTATCGATGCTTACACGCAGGCTTCCCTCGAAAAAGGATCGACCATCGAAGAAATGACGGAAGCCGTCCACGTGGCTTGCGCCATCCGCGGCGGCGCCGCACTCATTCATGGCGTGCAAATGAGGAACGTGGTGGAGAAACTGTCAATGTAG
- a CDS encoding inositol monophosphatase family protein: MTTSADPIPTESLLTVAVNAARQAGALLLDYARSGFHVEHKSPINLVTDADHAAERCIIDYVREHFPDHGFLAEERGRDQASSSPYLWIIDPLDGTTNFAHGYPTYCVSIGVEYRGRCLLGVVFDPSRDELFSATDKRGARLNGRPLHVSGTKDLGGSLLVTGFAYDIRDSPRNNLDHFAKFALRAQGVRRTGSAALDLCYVAAGRFDGFWEVRLNPWDMAAGSIIVREAGGRLTDFRGNELSIYGQELVASNGHIHDAMLKVLSEPLSS, from the coding sequence ATGACAACTTCCGCCGATCCAATTCCGACCGAGTCGCTATTAACAGTCGCCGTCAATGCCGCAAGGCAGGCCGGTGCGCTTCTTCTGGACTATGCTCGCTCAGGATTTCACGTCGAGCATAAAAGTCCGATCAACCTGGTAACGGACGCCGACCATGCCGCGGAGCGATGTATTATCGATTATGTCCGTGAGCACTTCCCCGACCACGGTTTCCTTGCCGAAGAACGCGGGCGCGATCAGGCGTCCTCCTCGCCTTATCTCTGGATCATCGATCCACTCGACGGCACGACAAATTTCGCCCATGGATACCCGACCTACTGCGTATCCATCGGAGTCGAATATCGCGGGCGTTGCCTGTTGGGGGTAGTCTTTGATCCATCGAGAGACGAACTGTTTTCCGCCACAGACAAACGTGGAGCCCGCTTGAACGGACGTCCTCTCCATGTCTCCGGCACAAAAGACCTGGGCGGCAGCCTCCTTGTCACAGGATTTGCCTACGACATCAGAGACTCCCCAAGAAACAACCTTGATCACTTCGCAAAGTTCGCCCTCAGGGCGCAGGGCGTTAGACGCACGGGGTCGGCGGCGTTAGATTTGTGTTACGTGGCGGCCGGACGTTTCGACGGGTTCTGGGAAGTCCGACTCAATCCCTGGGACATGGCCGCCGGCTCCATCATCGTCCGAGAAGCCGGCGGGCGACTCACGGACTTCCGGGGAAATGAACTGTCCATCTATGGGCAAGAGCTGGTGGCAAGCAACGGCCATATCCATGACGCCATGCTCAAGGTTCTGAGCGAACCTCTCTCCTCCTGA